The nucleotide sequence TGGTCCCTACGAAGGGTTTAAGCAAGCCGCTCTGGTCGCCATTGACCCCAAAACGGGAGAAATTCGGGCAATGGTGGGCGGTACGGATTTTGACCGCAGCCAGTTTAACCGGGCAACCCAGGCACAGCGCCAACCGGGATCCGCCTTTAAAGCATTGCTATACACCACTGCGATCGCCACAGGGATGTCTCCCTACGCCAGCTATCTGGATGCCCCCTATACCGTAGATGGCTATAAACCAGAAAACTATGGCCGCAAATATAGTGGTTGGATGACTCTGCGGGAAGCCCTGACCAACTCAGTCAATACGGTGTCCGTCAAACTCTTGATTGACACTGGCTTTGATCCTGTGATTAAACTATCGAATCAGATGGGCATCAAGTCCAAGCTGCTGCCAACCTACTCCCTGGCACTGGGTGCCTCTGAAGTCAACTTACTGGAGTTAACCAACGCTTATGCAACCCTGGCTGCCCAGGGTGAATACACAGAGGCTCATGGCATTCGGCGAATTATTGACCGTAATGGGAAAGTGCTATATCAGGCAGATTTTCGCTCAAAGCGGGTGCTGGATCCAGGTTCGGCTGCAATCTCAACCTGGATGATGCAGAGCGTCGTCAATAGTGGAACGGGCCGGGCTGCTCAGATTGGTCGTCCTGTTGCTGGAAAAACTGGCACCTCTGAAGAAGCCCGCGATCTCTGGTTCATTGGCTTCATCCCCCAACTGGTGGCCGGGGTCTGGTTGGGGAACGATGATAATGCTCCAACCTGGAGTTATAGCAGCACGGCTGCCTCTGTCTGGCATGACTTTATGACGGTAGCATCCAGGGGTATGGTAGTCAGGGCGTTCCCTGAGTTGCCCAACCTGGAAACCCGTAAGGGATCGCTGAAAGCCAAACCAGTCACACCTAACCATGCCTATACTGGTGAGGCTCCCCGTTCAGAAACTCCTCAGGGAGATCCTCCTCCCAGATATACAGAGCCAGACAGATCGGCAGAAGGTTCACAGAATCAGCCTCCTCCGTATAACCCGACCCCCTCTGAGCCTCCTCCATCGAATGTTCCTCCTCCCCAGGCACCTCAAGTGCCTGAGCCGCCGCCAGTCAACTCAGCGCCACCGGAACTACCTCCCGCTGAACCTCCCCCACCTCCAGCGGCTGATTCCCTTCCACCTTCCAATTAGCCCAGGTAGTCTGTCAGGAATTATTTTTGGGGTTTTCAACCCCAAAAAAATAACCTCTGCCTGAGAAGAGACTCACCCATTCAAGGCTGACAAGCCCTTCGAGCAGTTGCTTTGCGTAGTTCTTCTGCTCCCAGAATGATGGGTGGACAAACCAGCAACACCAGCCACTGACAGGGTAGCAGCGGTGCCGTTGAAAAAATGGTTCTCAAAAATGGACTACTGGTAATCACGAACACCAGGATCCAGGCGATCGCAATTCCAAGCCAGATCTGAGGATTAGAAAAGAATCCCAATCGCACAATTGAAGAATGCTCTGAGCGGCAGGCAAAGACGTTGCCAGTCTGGCAGGCGACAACGGATGCCAGGGTCATTGTGGTTGCTTGAGTATAGATGGCAACTGTGGCTGCCTCTGCTGAATGGGTCAGAATAGCGGGGGTCACGGCCTGTAATTCTGCCAATCCATAACCATAGCTCCACCAGACCAGAAAGAACGCTGCCATCCCTAAGGCCGCTTCCAGGGGGCCTAAAAAACCGTAGGCCCGTAAGAGCAGGGGAGTGTCAAGGAGTGATTGGGACTTTTTCCGAGGTGGCTGCTGCATGGTTCCGGCTTCTGCCGGCTCTGCCCCCAATGCCAGAGCCGGTACAATGTCGGTTCCCAGATCAATGACAAGAATTTGCATAATTACCAGCGCAGGCGGGATCTTTAACGCCACCATGAACAGAAATGGGACTAATTCCGGCAGGTTCGATGCCAGGATGTACGTCATAAATTTGCGGATGTTCTGATACACTGCACGCCCCTGCTGAATGGCAGTCACAATGGTGGCAAAGTTGTCATCTGTGAGAACAATATCAGCCGCTTCCCGTGCCACATCTGTGCCATTTATCCCCATCGCCACACCAATATGAGCAGCTCTGAGGGCTGGTGCATCATTCACTCCATCTCCCGTTACCGCAACAATGTCCCCGATATCTTTATAAGCCTGCACCAGCCTTAGCTTGTGTTCAGGAGACATGCGAGCAAACACAAGCCCAGAGCGATATTTCACAATTTGTCGGAGTTGCGCATCCGACAGGTGCCCCATTCCTTCACCAGTAACCACCCGTACCGAGTTGCTCACCAATCCAATTTGGCGCGCGATCGCCTCTGCGGTCAGTCCATAATCTCCGGTCACCATTGTCACCTTGATCCCGGCTGAGTGGCACTGAGCCAGAGCTTCTTTTACTTCTGGACGGGGTGGGTCAAACATGGCTACCAGACCAATGAAAGTCAACCCCTGTTCTAAGTCCTGCGATCGCAAATCCAACATTTCGTTTCCACCACGGCGAGCCGCTACACCCAGAACTCGAAAACCCTGCTGCGCCAGACCATCATTGGCAGCAACCACTTCATCCCATGCCTCCTGGGTCAGTTCAGTCAGGGTTCCATTGCGCAAAATGGATGTGCAATGTCGTAAAACTTCTAATGGTGCCCCTTTAGTAAATGCCAGATTTGGCAAATCATCGTTCCATAGCGTAGAAGCAGAGGCTTCCCGTTGGAGCGGCAATGCCGACCGCCAATCCAGCACCACCGTCATCATCCGGCGACGAGAATCAAAAGGAACTTCACGCAATCGAGGACGTTGCTTTTGCAGGATTTCCAGATTCAGTCCTGCTTTCGCCGCTGCTACCAGGAGAGCCGCTTCCGTTGGATCACCGATTTCCTGCCAGCGGCTGGGTGTTGTCAGATGAATCAGCCGTGCATTGGAACACAGGGCCGCCCCAGTCAGCAGTAAATGGACTTTCCACGCGGCAGTAAAATCTGGGGGAATCTGAACTTCACCCGTTGCCGGGTCATATCCCGTCCCGCTGACTTCAATCAGGGTTGCCGGAATGGATGAAAGCACAGCGTGATTTCCAGTCTGGGGTGCTCGCGGCCCGGGTTGTTCCTTAACAGGAGGATGGTGATTTCCCGAAGGCTGCCATGGTAACCAGAGATAATGCACCGTCATTTCATTTTTGGTCAGCGTTCCCGTTTTGTCCGTGCAAATGACAGTTGTGGCACTTAAAGTTTCCACGGCTGACAGACGACGCACCAGGGCATTATGACGCACCATTCGTCGCACCCCGATCGCCAGTGACAGCGTGACCGTTGGTAATAAGCCCTCTGGCACCAGCGCCACAATAATTCCGATACCAAAAATAAAGCTCTCCTTGACCTCCATTCCCACCAGCAGGGAAGTCAGCAAAAACACAAGGATGCCCATACTGAGAGCGATCGCCGTGATAACCCGTACAATTTGAGCTACCTGCACTTCCAGGGTGCTGGGTTCTCGCTTGACGCCCGCCGTCAGATGAGCCACATGCCCAAACTCAGTTTGGGCACCTGTTGCATACACCACCGCCACGCCCCTACCGGATGAAACCGTGGAACCTGCCAGTACCAGATTGGGAATCTCAGCCAGGTTGACCTGCTCCTGTAATGGCTGTTCACCCGCCGGAATGGGTTTGCCACCCCGGATTGAAGCTGCCTCACGCACCCGCACTGGATAGGCGTTTCGGGCAACCGGAAGGGATTCACCCGTCAGAACAGAGACATCCAGATAAAGGCTCTCAGCCGCCACCAGTCGGGCATCCGCAGAAATGCGATCGCCTTCTTCCAATTGCATCACATCCCCCCGCACCAGTTCCCGCGCCGGAATTTGTTTCAGTTCCCCGTTTCGATACACCTTCACCTGTACGGGTAATACATTCTTTAATGCCGCTAACGCCTGCTCTGCCTGAAACTCCTGCCAAAAACTGAATACCGCATTAATCCAGATTACAGCCCAGATGGCCCAGCCCAACTCAGGCGTTCCTGAAATAAATGCCAGAATCCCTGCCACCCATAGCAGCAGTGCCATAAAGTGACTCAATTGGTCCGTAAACCTTAACCACAGGGGACGATGGGCTGGCTCTGGTAACTCATTCGCCCCAAATTTAGCGAGTCGCTGCAACGCTTCATCATCGGACAGCCCATCTTGATTGATCCCGAAGAATCGATAAACCTCCTCAGTCGATAGGGTCCAGATCGGTTGATGCGGTAAATCCATGCATTCCCCCCCTTAAATTACAGATCATCTAACGACAGATCGTTCAGTCACTGTTGGATGGCAATCAACCAGGCAAGAATAAACCATACAGAACCAACCCTAAATACTTGTCTAAAAGCCTATCCGAAAAGCCGTAAATGGCTGAACCAGGTACAGGTCCCAGGAAGTTTTCAGATAGGCTTTAAGTAATGCTGAAACTTCCATCAATATAGGCCGATCCAGTATTTTTACGGTGGTTTTCAGGGAGGAGTTCAGGGGACTTTAAACTTATCAAAGAGAAATCAAAGGTCACATTGATCACCAGAGCGCTCCCTGAAAACCCGGTCAAATTCAGTCAAACTCAATAGTTTTACGGTATAGATGCCTCATGTCTGATAAACACAAAGCATGTGACCCAGGTAGCCATCTGATACCTGAAGTAGCAACCTGATTGGAAGATGAAATCACAAACTGTCCTGACCGTAGATGACAATCCAACCACTCTGGATGTCCTTTCGGAAACCTTAACGAACAACAGTTTTCAGGTTGCGGTTGCGATCGATGGTGAGAGCACCCTGGAGCAAATTCAATTTCATCAACCAGATCTGATCCTGCTGGATATCATGATGCCAGGCATCGATGGTTTTGAAACATGCCGGCACTTAAAGCAGAACGCTTTGATCCGCCATGGACAGCAAAGTCAAAGGATTTTCGTTGGGAGCAGTAGACTATATCACTAAACCCTTCCAGCAGGAGGAAGTCCTGGCACATGTTAGAAATTCGGGTGGAGGAACGCACATCAGAGTTGAAGCTTGCCAAGAAGTCCGCCGATCAGGCCAACAAGGCAATACGCCCTCGAATTTGTTTCATGGTTGATTCAATCGTGCCTGAGCTAATGGAAATACCTTCTGCTTGAAAGTAGCTGTCATTGACAATACGGTGACGATGCTTGTTGAGAGAAGCAATGAAATTGTCTACTCCTTCATGCTGCCAACCCTTAAACTGTTCGATGACTCCATCCACGTCACCTTTCCAGAGTAATGCTTCCACATCTACTAACCGTTGCTGTGAGACTCCTACTTTATTGAGATTTTCAACCAGATGAAACCAGGCCAAAATCTTTGGCGTTGGTCAGAAGTGCCAATCTTCGCAACCAAATTCCAGATTCCATCATGCCCATCTCCTAAAGAGATCACAGGCGTCGCTAATGGTTGTTCATTCACCCAGGCCACTAGTACAGCGCAGCGCCTTGCTGGCATCTGCTGGATTAGATAATGGGGTGATTCTCTGGCGGCTTGATCGGGTCCTGGATATGAACCAGATATAGCGTTTTTCAATTGAGTAAAGTACAGGAGTGTGAAGTACAGTGGGGTGCGGAGCACCCCACTGTACTTCACACCCTTGAAAAGGGCTATATTGCACTCCAGCCATACCTGGATCCGCGATTACTGGCAGATTCAGTCAGGTATGAGCGATCGCCGTTAACCTGGCCTCACCAGGGACTGCTGATCAGTGTGAATGCGGCCCAGTAATAGGGAGCAGAAAAGTTACTCACGGTTTCATTGCCCAGTTCGGTTGGTAACGACACCGGACCTCGTGAGAGCACCAGTTGCTTACCCTCGATCCGGATTTCTCCCCGTAACATGCGCAGTTGAGCCTGTCTGAGGGCTTCTGCTTTGGTTGGGGTTGTTCCCAGTTGCCGGTAGAATTCACTCATAAGTGCCAGAGTGCCTTCATCGCTGACATTCCAGAGGCTTGCCAGCACAGATTTAACGTTTGACTTCAGGGCAACTCCAGCAAAGCCCAGTTCCGCCTGATCGTCACCAATCGCAGTCCGACAGGCACTCAGTACCAGCAATTCCAGGGGAGAACCCCAGTCAATTTGGCGAATGTTGTCCAATCCAAGTCTGGTATCCCACAACTGGATATAGGAATTACTGGGTTTACCGGGTCTAAACACAGCATGGGTCGCCAGGTGCACAACGGTGGGAGTGTGGGTTTGCACCATTTGCTGGAGATTCGCAAAGGTAAAACTCTGGTTCAGGAAGGATTGCCCTTTCCACTGATACCGGGCAGGTCGGGCAGATTGTAACTCCCACAGGATGTTTGAAAGTTCAGTTGGAACCGCAGGCAGGGGATTATGGTCCCGAAATTCGGATGCCCCCATTGCCAGAATTTGACCTGGTTGCAGACGGACATAATCGGTCTGGATCAAATTGAAGGCGGGAATGCGAGTCATGCTGTATTTTTCTAGCAAGAATTGCTGACCGTCATGGAGAGCTGCCAGGGGCAAACTCCGCACCCCATTGCCCAGGCAGAACAACAGGGTATCAATGCCCTCTGCCTGGAGATAGTCTGCTTCAAATGGCTGAATAATCCACTCATACAGTTGTTGAGCGGCTGCCATTTTTGCCTTACCAGCAGAACTGTGCATTTCCAGGTGAAGGGCATCTACAACAGGACGCAACTTCGATGTTGGGACTTCGTACAGATCGCGCACAATCGGCTTGCCCGCAGGAGTAAGCAACACCAGATGCAAGTGATCTCCACGGGGAATAACCCAGAGAACCGCAGGTCTGGTTCCAGTTTTTTGGCCAATCCGTTGCAGAGTTTGGGTAATTTCATCTGGGGTCTGAGTCACCTCTGCCAGGCTCTCTCCAAAATACGCTTCAAACTCTTGCGCCAGACCGCGTTCCATTGCCAGAACTTTTTCACTTAAGGTCTGGGACCTGACGGGAAGGGCACTGAATCCTGCGATCGCCAGGGCAAGCCCAAAACAGGAAATTCTGGTAAGCCATCTCCTGGAAACCCTGGTTGTCTGATAATTACCTTGCATTTTTTGCATTACCTGTTGCATTGGTTCTGGTTTCAGAAGGTAGAAGGCAGAGGGCAGAGGGCAAAAATCTGATTAATTCTGCCTGCGAGCTTCAATGAACGAAGGGGTTATCCAGGACAGGGTGTACTCATCCTGGAAAATGAACACAATCTAATACCATTTTGGATTTTAGATTTGGGATTTTAGATTGTAGAAGTCCCACGGCGCAAAGCGTTCAATCGGGTATCTACCTCATTCTCTGCTTCAAGCGGTATAAAAATGAACAAAGTCTAAAAATGGATGAAATCCCTGATCAATCAAGGTGGTAGATGGTAGATAAGCAGTTTTCGGTTTTCGGAATCGCAATTTATCGCGCTTCTCAACTGAGTGAGGTACCTCACACCCTTAAAAAGGGCTATAACAACCCACAATCCATATTTCACCCTTCCAACTGGCGCAAAAGGATGAATATGAGTTCCGACAGATTTAGTATATAAGTATACTGAATTTTTTGGAAGTAATGAGAAAAATTACTGAAATCTCTATGAGAAAGTTAGAAAGAGAGCGTTAGAAAGCTCAAAACCTTATCCTGTAGTCTTTTTCCCTCCGTTATCCAGTTTCTGCCCTCTGCTGGGGTTGCTAATGCAGGTTGGCGAAAATAACCCGCCAGGTTTAGGTTGAACCACGAAGACACAAAGCGCACTAAGAAACGTTGTGTCCCTTCGTGCCTTTGTGGTGAGAAACTTCTGCCGCAATGCACTAATTCTGGGTAATGAATAGACTTAATCGGCAATAAATTGTCCATGCTCTGAGTT is from Leptothermofonsia sichuanensis E412 and encodes:
- a CDS encoding transglycosylase domain-containing protein yields the protein MDDFISKIKNISTSSETSEPLEAESSHDASANQPPISTRRSRRSEGALLKLKRLLDNKLEKAEPERSDTTARVLPSRFPRNLKPRQRWLWAVLLVAGGGGAFLAWGVWKIESELPDVSDISRFVRNGTLTIKAADGSILQQRGPATREKLAYEQIPPKVVQAFVAAEDRRFYQHNGIDMQSIVRAVATNLLARDLVEGGSTITQQLARIVYLNQERSFGRKLQEAFLAQKIERELSKQQVLERYLNLVYLGSGAYGVADAAWVYFSKSVDQLTLPEIATIAGLPPAPSDYSPLVNLDVAKQRRDVVLQRMREAGFITEAEEQASRALPLALKPSLPKKLYSDTPYFTAYVQQQLPKLVSKEALEVGGLTVETTLNPHWQKAAEKAIQNAVSEIGPYEGFKQAALVAIDPKTGEIRAMVGGTDFDRSQFNRATQAQRQPGSAFKALLYTTAIATGMSPYASYLDAPYTVDGYKPENYGRKYSGWMTLREALTNSVNTVSVKLLIDTGFDPVIKLSNQMGIKSKLLPTYSLALGASEVNLLELTNAYATLAAQGEYTEAHGIRRIIDRNGKVLYQADFRSKRVLDPGSAAISTWMMQSVVNSGTGRAAQIGRPVAGKTGTSEEARDLWFIGFIPQLVAGVWLGNDDNAPTWSYSSTAASVWHDFMTVASRGMVVRAFPELPNLETRKGSLKAKPVTPNHAYTGEAPRSETPQGDPPPRYTEPDRSAEGSQNQPPPYNPTPSEPPPSNVPPPQAPQVPEPPPVNSAPPELPPAEPPPPPAADSLPPSN
- a CDS encoding cation-translocating P-type ATPase, which encodes MDLPHQPIWTLSTEEVYRFFGINQDGLSDDEALQRLAKFGANELPEPAHRPLWLRFTDQLSHFMALLLWVAGILAFISGTPELGWAIWAVIWINAVFSFWQEFQAEQALAALKNVLPVQVKVYRNGELKQIPARELVRGDVMQLEEGDRISADARLVAAESLYLDVSVLTGESLPVARNAYPVRVREAASIRGGKPIPAGEQPLQEQVNLAEIPNLVLAGSTVSSGRGVAVVYATGAQTEFGHVAHLTAGVKREPSTLEVQVAQIVRVITAIALSMGILVFLLTSLLVGMEVKESFIFGIGIIVALVPEGLLPTVTLSLAIGVRRMVRHNALVRRLSAVETLSATTVICTDKTGTLTKNEMTVHYLWLPWQPSGNHHPPVKEQPGPRAPQTGNHAVLSSIPATLIEVSGTGYDPATGEVQIPPDFTAAWKVHLLLTGAALCSNARLIHLTTPSRWQEIGDPTEAALLVAAAKAGLNLEILQKQRPRLREVPFDSRRRMMTVVLDWRSALPLQREASASTLWNDDLPNLAFTKGAPLEVLRHCTSILRNGTLTELTQEAWDEVVAANDGLAQQGFRVLGVAARRGGNEMLDLRSQDLEQGLTFIGLVAMFDPPRPEVKEALAQCHSAGIKVTMVTGDYGLTAEAIARQIGLVSNSVRVVTGEGMGHLSDAQLRQIVKYRSGLVFARMSPEHKLRLVQAYKDIGDIVAVTGDGVNDAPALRAAHIGVAMGINGTDVAREAADIVLTDDNFATIVTAIQQGRAVYQNIRKFMTYILASNLPELVPFLFMVALKIPPALVIMQILVIDLGTDIVPALALGAEPAEAGTMQQPPRKKSQSLLDTPLLLRAYGFLGPLEAALGMAAFFLVWWSYGYGLAELQAVTPAILTHSAEAATVAIYTQATTMTLASVVACQTGNVFACRSEHSSIVRLGFFSNPQIWLGIAIAWILVFVITSSPFLRTIFSTAPLLPCQWLVLLVCPPIILGAEELRKATARRACQP
- a CDS encoding response regulator, with product MKSQTVLTVDDNPTTLDVLSETLTNNSFQVAVAIDGESTLEQIQFHQPDLILLDIMMPGIDGFETCRHLKQNALIRHGQQSQRIFVGSSRLYH
- a CDS encoding CHAT domain-containing protein, whose protein sequence is MQGNYQTTRVSRRWLTRISCFGLALAIAGFSALPVRSQTLSEKVLAMERGLAQEFEAYFGESLAEVTQTPDEITQTLQRIGQKTGTRPAVLWVIPRGDHLHLVLLTPAGKPIVRDLYEVPTSKLRPVVDALHLEMHSSAGKAKMAAAQQLYEWIIQPFEADYLQAEGIDTLLFCLGNGVRSLPLAALHDGQQFLLEKYSMTRIPAFNLIQTDYVRLQPGQILAMGASEFRDHNPLPAVPTELSNILWELQSARPARYQWKGQSFLNQSFTFANLQQMVQTHTPTVVHLATHAVFRPGKPSNSYIQLWDTRLGLDNIRQIDWGSPLELLVLSACRTAIGDDQAELGFAGVALKSNVKSVLASLWNVSDEGTLALMSEFYRQLGTTPTKAEALRQAQLRMLRGEIRIEGKQLVLSRGPVSLPTELGNETVSNFSAPYYWAAFTLISSPW